In a single window of the Coprothermobacter proteolyticus DSM 5265 genome:
- a CDS encoding TetR/AcrR family transcriptional regulator gives MVKRSNDELRAEIVGSAKRLFQQYGYKKTTVSDIAKAMGKVKSAIYYYFPDKESLLRAVIDEEIGKLIRSIKDAVGRASTPEEKLRAYALIRSLEIRRLSTEYARFQEEYDQLFPLVKEIHERYDHFERDTLEGILEVGMELGHFNKTDSEVLADTILLWLKGLEAQLSSFGSEEALKEAVEHLVNVLLFGIKVR, from the coding sequence ATGGTAAAAAGGTCAAATGATGAATTACGTGCAGAGATAGTCGGCTCCGCGAAGAGATTGTTCCAGCAATATGGCTACAAGAAGACTACTGTATCGGATATTGCAAAAGCTATGGGAAAGGTGAAATCAGCAATTTATTACTATTTTCCTGACAAGGAGTCGTTGCTGAGGGCAGTCATTGATGAGGAGATTGGAAAGCTTATACGAAGCATAAAAGATGCTGTGGGAAGAGCTTCAACTCCGGAAGAAAAGCTTAGAGCATACGCTCTCATTAGAAGCCTTGAAATTAGACGCTTGTCGACGGAGTACGCAAGGTTTCAGGAGGAATACGATCAGCTTTTTCCTCTGGTAAAGGAAATACATGAGCGTTATGACCACTTTGAGCGTGACACCTTAGAAGGCATTTTAGAAGTTGGTATGGAGCTGGGTCACTTTAATAAGACTGATTCAGAAGTGCTTGCAGATACTATTCTCTTGTGGCTAAAGGGTTTAGAAGCTCAGCTTAGTTCTTTTGGAAGCGAAGAAGCATTAAAGGAAGCAGTGGAACACCTGGTAAATGTTTTACTTTTTGGAATAAAAGTGAGGTGA
- a CDS encoding NAD-dependent epimerase/dehydratase family protein: MLVAVTGATGLVGNNVVRFFLKLGFDILAVVHPEEGLQSLEGLSVRVVRADITNPEQIKEALKGAEAVVHAAGLVSITEASKDKLEAVNVEGTKNVIEACKANGVKKLIYISSIHALPADEEGPIRETKDLSVNRVQGAYAKTKVKATLLAFQAAKDGLWTVVLHPTGIVGPYDFRTSIVGKLIINALSGKLKWYVSGGYDFVDARDVAKATYLALEKGKCGENYIVAGDYISMKDFLEQCFKTAGKPFNLKEIPYGLALAVSPFMEWYEVSKGKEPQMSIYALKTLRSKSDIDSSKIREELGFEPMPMTQTVKDLTNWYLSRMKEAEIRR; this comes from the coding sequence GTGTTAGTAGCAGTAACAGGTGCAACGGGGTTGGTTGGCAACAACGTGGTTAGGTTCTTTCTCAAGTTGGGTTTCGATATTTTAGCTGTGGTGCACCCGGAGGAGGGCTTGCAGTCCTTAGAGGGCTTAAGTGTCAGGGTGGTGCGTGCCGATATAACGAACCCTGAGCAGATAAAAGAAGCGCTGAAAGGTGCAGAAGCGGTGGTGCATGCTGCTGGTTTAGTTAGCATAACTGAGGCCAGTAAGGATAAGTTGGAAGCTGTCAACGTGGAAGGTACCAAAAACGTCATTGAAGCGTGCAAAGCGAACGGTGTTAAGAAGCTGATCTACATAAGTTCCATACACGCTTTGCCTGCTGACGAGGAAGGTCCCATAAGAGAAACTAAAGACCTTTCAGTAAATCGAGTGCAGGGAGCTTACGCAAAAACTAAGGTAAAAGCAACGCTACTGGCGTTTCAGGCAGCGAAGGATGGACTATGGACTGTGGTTTTACATCCCACGGGCATTGTGGGACCCTATGATTTTCGCACGTCCATTGTAGGAAAGCTAATCATAAATGCTCTTAGCGGTAAGCTGAAGTGGTATGTATCAGGGGGTTACGACTTTGTGGATGCACGTGATGTGGCAAAAGCCACTTACTTGGCACTAGAAAAGGGTAAATGCGGCGAGAACTACATTGTGGCAGGCGACTACATTTCCATGAAGGATTTTTTGGAGCAGTGCTTCAAAACGGCTGGCAAACCCTTTAATCTGAAAGAAATCCCCTATGGTCTAGCTTTGGCAGTCAGCCCCTTCATGGAATGGTATGAGGTCAGCAAAGGTAAAGAACCACAGATGAGCATCTATGCACTAAAGACTCTTCGAAGTAAAAGCGACATAGATAGCTCAAAGATCCGTGAAGAGTTGGGGTTTGAGCCCATGCCAATGACTCAAACAGTCAAGGATCTTACCAACTGGTATTTAAGCAGAATGAAAGAGGCCGAAATTAGGCGATGA
- a CDS encoding DUF3006 domain-containing protein, whose translation MRKGVVDSFEDNGELVVIELEDKTTIAVPKDKFICEVHVNDVVYETESGMWQVDREETKSKLEEVQNLMDELWEKEE comes from the coding sequence ATGAGAAAGGGCGTTGTGGACAGTTTTGAAGATAATGGGGAACTGGTAGTTATTGAATTGGAAGATAAAACCACAATTGCAGTACCAAAGGATAAGTTCATATGTGAAGTGCATGTAAATGATGTGGTATATGAAACAGAATCAGGCATGTGGCAGGTGGACAGAGAGGAGACAAAAAGCAAGCTTGAAGAGGTGCAAAACCTCATGGATGAACTTTGGGAGAAAGAAGAGTGA
- a CDS encoding MBL fold metallo-hydrolase: protein MLGNSKNAKLLAASFFLLLLIGLTAYSFTFTAQHSSDLVVSHIDVGQGLSVLVQFPNGTAMLYDAGPNKSAETIVNYLKSHSVSKIDALILSHPDSDHIGAADEVIESFTIGSFYMPKVAHSTQSYLDVLSAAKAKELTIKTAKKGVTISLDPEVKVTMWGPVKEYDLDDTNNWSAVVSITYGSTSFLLTGDAGQEAENDMINTGVVEPQTVLQVGHHGSKYSTSTEFLSAVTPTYAVISVGENSYGHPSEETLSRLQSYNVHVFRTDKQGTVVATSDGKTITWNVEPISWEDSSQASPTTSQTDSASTATPNQEALPKVVIISKDLKEEIVVIQNNDAVDIDMSGWSLVSVKGDQVFTFPEGFRLGKGKTVTITSGFKAYEDSPSVLKWTSSTIWNNDGDPAELLDDKGRLVSSLP, encoded by the coding sequence ATGCTCGGAAATAGTAAAAACGCTAAACTGCTTGCAGCATCGTTTTTTCTTTTGCTTTTAATCGGTCTTACTGCTTACAGTTTTACGTTTACCGCTCAACACAGCTCTGACCTTGTAGTCAGCCACATCGACGTTGGTCAAGGCTTGTCTGTATTAGTGCAGTTTCCTAATGGGACAGCCATGCTCTATGATGCAGGACCAAATAAGTCTGCTGAGACCATCGTAAATTACCTCAAAAGCCATTCTGTAAGTAAAATTGATGCGCTTATTTTAAGCCATCCTGATAGCGACCACATAGGGGCAGCAGACGAAGTAATAGAGAGTTTTACCATTGGTTCTTTCTACATGCCAAAAGTGGCTCACAGCACGCAGAGTTATTTAGACGTACTCAGTGCAGCCAAGGCCAAGGAGCTTACCATAAAAACAGCTAAGAAAGGAGTAACAATTTCTCTGGACCCAGAGGTAAAGGTGACCATGTGGGGGCCTGTGAAGGAATACGACCTTGACGACACGAATAACTGGTCAGCTGTGGTGTCAATTACTTACGGCAGTACTTCTTTCTTACTCACAGGTGATGCTGGGCAGGAAGCAGAAAATGACATGATAAACACCGGAGTTGTGGAGCCACAAACTGTTCTTCAGGTGGGTCATCACGGCTCTAAATACTCTACCTCCACGGAGTTTTTGAGCGCTGTGACGCCCACATATGCAGTAATCTCAGTGGGAGAAAACAGCTACGGCCATCCATCAGAAGAAACCTTAAGCAGACTGCAAAGCTACAATGTTCATGTGTTCCGTACAGATAAGCAGGGAACTGTGGTAGCAACAAGCGATGGTAAAACTATTACCTGGAACGTAGAGCCTATCAGTTGGGAAGACAGTTCACAAGCTAGCCCTACTACTTCTCAAACCGACTCTGCATCCACAGCTACACCTAACCAAGAAGCTCTTCCCAAAGTGGTTATCATAAGCAAGGATCTCAAAGAAGAAATAGTGGTAATCCAGAACAACGATGCAGTTGACATAGATATGAGCGGTTGGAGTCTTGTAAGCGTGAAGGGCGATCAAGTTTTTACTTTCCCTGAAGGGTTCCGCCTTGGGAAAGGTAAAACAGTTACGATAACTTCAGGCTTTAAGGCATACGAGGATTCGCCAAGTGTGCTCAAATGGACTTCCTCTACCATATGGAACAATGATGGAGATCCAGCGGAACTATTGGACGACAAGGGTCGGCTGGTTAGCTCACTACCTTGA
- a CDS encoding aminotransferase class V-fold PLP-dependent enzyme yields MIYLDNAATSWPKPEAVYEAVDHAMRYSGNASRSGHRLALEADRLLYQTRKLLASFFNVQDPAQVVFTKNCTEALNVALKGLLKVGDHVITTSMEHNSVLRPLSRLQRSGVEVTVLQANKEGYVTPKQIAEAIRGNTKLIAVTHASNVVGTIMPVADIGKVAHDHGVLFLVDAAQTAGVLPIDMEQCFIDVLCVPGHKSLMGPSGTGALLVREGIVVEPLIEGGTGSLSESIEQPSFMPDRLESGTLNVVGIAGLKAGLEFIMGKGLSNIRQHEQKLTKMLLEGLSELDNVTVYGPKDVERMVGVVSAVVKGVDPARVSALLDQEYGIATRPGLHCAPLAHKSIGTFETGTVRFSVGFFNTLEDIEETIRAMKHIVKEYG; encoded by the coding sequence ATCATTTACTTAGACAACGCAGCCACTTCTTGGCCTAAACCTGAAGCAGTGTATGAGGCTGTGGATCACGCCATGCGTTACAGCGGTAATGCCAGTAGAAGCGGTCACAGACTTGCTTTGGAGGCTGACAGGCTTTTATACCAAACTAGGAAATTGTTGGCTTCATTTTTCAATGTGCAGGACCCAGCACAGGTTGTGTTCACGAAGAACTGCACTGAAGCTCTGAATGTGGCACTAAAGGGATTGCTTAAAGTGGGAGACCATGTTATTACCACCAGTATGGAGCACAACTCTGTGTTAAGACCACTAAGTAGACTACAAAGGAGCGGCGTTGAGGTAACTGTACTGCAGGCAAATAAAGAAGGTTATGTGACACCCAAGCAAATTGCCGAAGCAATCAGGGGCAATACAAAACTCATAGCAGTAACCCACGCTTCAAATGTGGTTGGTACCATTATGCCCGTTGCTGATATTGGTAAAGTGGCTCATGATCACGGTGTACTTTTCTTGGTGGATGCGGCACAGACAGCAGGCGTTTTGCCTATTGACATGGAACAGTGTTTCATAGATGTGCTGTGCGTTCCTGGTCATAAAAGCCTCATGGGACCTTCAGGGACGGGCGCCTTGCTTGTTAGAGAAGGCATTGTGGTAGAACCTCTGATTGAGGGAGGGACAGGAAGCCTTTCTGAATCCATTGAACAGCCGTCTTTCATGCCTGACAGGTTGGAGAGTGGCACGCTAAATGTTGTTGGCATTGCTGGATTGAAAGCCGGCTTAGAGTTCATCATGGGGAAAGGTTTGTCCAACATACGCCAGCATGAGCAAAAGTTGACAAAGATGCTTTTGGAAGGTTTAAGTGAACTGGATAACGTCACGGTTTACGGTCCCAAAGATGTTGAACGCATGGTTGGGGTAGTTTCCGCAGTTGTAAAGGGTGTAGATCCAGCCAGAGTAAGTGCCTTGTTGGATCAAGAATACGGCATCGCTACAAGACCGGGGCTGCACTGTGCGCCACTGGCACATAAAAGCATTGGTACTTTTGAGACGGGAACGGTGAGATTTTCAGTGGGATTCTTCAACACCCTAGAGGACATCGAAGAGACTATTCGAGCCATGAAACACATTGTAAAGGAATATGGCTAA
- the yedF gene encoding sulfurtransferase-like selenium metabolism protein YedF, with product MENDNNIIVDARGKACPTPVIMTKKAVESAPGKTVTVIVDNEVAKENVSKFAASISYDVAVESREGLYYLTLTPPGGVAQPVTMENQPDVMKCESTLESQTYVVVVTTDTFGQGDSTLGKLLMKNYIYALKELDNKPSSIIFLNRGVFLTTEGSEVINDLKELEKIGVEIISCGTCLDYYNLKEKLQVGSVGNMYTIAEKMSKSRAVVL from the coding sequence ATGGAAAACGATAACAACATCATAGTGGATGCTCGAGGTAAAGCGTGCCCTACACCAGTCATAATGACTAAGAAGGCAGTGGAATCAGCTCCAGGTAAGACTGTCACAGTCATCGTTGATAACGAAGTTGCCAAGGAGAACGTTTCAAAGTTTGCTGCCAGTATTAGTTATGATGTGGCTGTAGAAAGTAGGGAAGGTCTGTACTATCTCACACTAACACCTCCGGGTGGAGTAGCTCAGCCCGTAACGATGGAAAATCAGCCTGATGTAATGAAGTGTGAGAGTACACTGGAAAGTCAAACGTATGTGGTAGTAGTTACTACTGATACGTTTGGTCAAGGCGATTCAACGCTTGGCAAGCTTCTCATGAAGAATTACATTTATGCCCTTAAAGAGCTTGATAACAAGCCAAGCTCTATCATATTTTTGAACAGGGGCGTATTTCTTACTACGGAAGGTTCTGAGGTCATAAATGATCTAAAAGAACTGGAGAAGATTGGAGTGGAAATCATCTCCTGCGGTACTTGCCTGGATTACTACAATCTAAAAGAGAAACTTCAGGTAGGCAGTGTGGGTAATATGTACACCATTGCAGAAAAGATGAGCAAAAGCCGGGCGGTGGTCTTATAA
- a CDS encoding GrdX family protein gives MVVTNNKKVLETYPNQVQFIEGSVLDVFLQCEQLLKEGYDLVTHPLSGNLQVSKTPFKSVVLERSNENVQPKSLELIRLCIEKVKEGQPISYPDAVLEDFAFLDLELIKEPLEELL, from the coding sequence TTGGTTGTTACTAATAACAAGAAGGTTTTGGAGACTTATCCAAATCAAGTGCAGTTTATTGAGGGTTCTGTTTTGGACGTGTTTCTTCAGTGTGAGCAGCTGCTAAAGGAGGGGTACGATTTAGTCACGCACCCTTTAAGCGGTAACCTACAAGTGAGCAAGACGCCGTTTAAATCGGTTGTACTCGAAAGGTCTAATGAGAATGTACAACCAAAAAGTTTGGAGCTTATTAGGTTGTGCATTGAGAAGGTCAAGGAAGGGCAGCCTATTAGCTACCCCGATGCTGTTCTTGAGGATTTTGCTTTTTTGGATTTGGAGCTTATAAAAGAGCCGCTGGAAGAGCTTCTTTAG
- a CDS encoding glycerate kinase: protein MKILVAPDSYKGSLSSKQVCQAIEEGLLKACQGVFEVVKVPIADGGEGTVDAFLSALGGQLIELTVTGPLGKPVHSFYGILPDGTAVIEMAAASGLSLVPTHQRNPLVTTTYGTGQLIMNALDRGCSRFIVGIGGSATNDAGVGMLQALGIKFLDDAGKEVPCGGGNLDKVATIDLKGMDSRLKNAQFIVACDVDNPLCGENGASAVYGPQKGATPDMVKLLDRNLSHLADVVASVLGEDHRNDPGAGAAGGLGFAFKTFLDAQMRPGIDVVMEATHMDTLAAQSDIIITGEGRTDYQTAQFGKAPSGVAKLGKRMGKPVLLISGALGEGYQELFNQGVIAAFSIANGPVSLQEAMENAYSLLVDIAQNIGRLLVALTKEG from the coding sequence ATGAAAATATTGGTAGCACCAGATTCTTACAAAGGCAGCCTTTCTTCAAAACAAGTTTGTCAAGCTATCGAAGAGGGTTTGCTCAAAGCATGCCAAGGAGTTTTTGAAGTAGTGAAAGTACCCATTGCTGACGGTGGCGAAGGTACGGTTGATGCCTTCCTTAGCGCCCTTGGTGGTCAGCTGATTGAACTAACCGTTACAGGTCCATTGGGCAAGCCCGTGCACAGCTTTTACGGCATTTTACCCGATGGCACAGCTGTAATTGAAATGGCTGCAGCTTCTGGGTTAAGCTTGGTACCAACACACCAGCGTAACCCTTTAGTGACCACCACTTACGGCACTGGTCAGCTCATTATGAACGCACTTGACCGTGGATGCAGCAGGTTCATTGTGGGCATAGGTGGAAGTGCCACCAACGATGCAGGCGTTGGCATGCTACAGGCACTTGGCATCAAGTTTTTAGATGATGCTGGAAAAGAGGTACCTTGTGGCGGAGGCAACCTGGACAAGGTGGCAACTATTGACCTAAAAGGCATGGATTCGAGGCTTAAGAATGCTCAGTTCATTGTTGCATGTGATGTGGATAATCCCCTGTGCGGAGAAAACGGTGCCTCAGCTGTTTACGGTCCACAAAAAGGGGCAACCCCTGACATGGTTAAACTGCTGGACAGAAACCTTTCTCACCTTGCAGATGTTGTAGCTAGTGTTTTGGGCGAAGACCATAGAAATGACCCAGGGGCTGGCGCTGCAGGTGGCTTAGGCTTTGCTTTTAAAACCTTTTTAGATGCTCAAATGCGCCCAGGCATAGACGTTGTCATGGAAGCTACGCACATGGACACGTTAGCTGCTCAATCTGACATCATCATAACAGGCGAAGGCAGAACAGATTATCAAACAGCTCAATTTGGCAAAGCGCCATCGGGTGTAGCAAAGTTGGGTAAACGTATGGGAAAACCAGTACTTCTTATCTCAGGTGCTTTGGGTGAGGGATACCAGGAACTCTTCAATCAAGGAGTAATTGCTGCATTTTCCATAGCCAATGGGCCCGTATCGCTACAAGAGGCAATGGAGAATGCCTACAGCTTGCTTGTGGACATAGCACAGAACATCGGTAGACTGTTAGTTGCTTTGACAAAAGAAGGTTAA